A genome region from Terriglobia bacterium includes the following:
- a CDS encoding methylmalonyl-CoA mutase family protein has protein sequence MAEKDVLPSVKKIPATSEEHTSSHISVHPLYTPADLAGLDYDRDVGYPGQFPYTRGVQTTMYRGRLWTMRQYAGMGDAEDSNKRYKYLLDAGTTGLSVAFDLPTQIGMDSDSPMATGEVGKVGVAIDSIEDMQRLFDGIPLEKITTSMTINATAAILLALYIAVAKRQGSDPRKLGGTVQNDILKEYIARGTYIYPLKQAMRIVTDIFAYANQHVPEWNTISISGYHMREAGCTAVQEVAFTLANGMAYVQAAIDAGLDVDKFAPRLSFFFNSMSNFLEEVAKFRAARRMWARIMREQFGAKNPRSWMLRFHTQTAGSSLTAQQPENNIVRTALQALAAVLGGTQSLHTNSYDEALALPTEQAVRVALRTQQIVAYESGVAQTIDPLAGSYYVESLTSEIEKHALGYLDKIEAMGGMLKAIERGFVQQEIQNSAYVYQQAVDRLEQVVVGVNRFEQEQERSIELLRLNEDLERQQVERLRELRTRRDKGPWQASLKAVEDAAHSGANLMPAIITAVESYATVGEISDTLRRVFGEYKEAVVI, from the coding sequence ATGGCCGAAAAAGACGTACTCCCCAGCGTGAAGAAAATCCCGGCCACCAGCGAAGAGCACACCTCCTCCCACATCTCCGTCCACCCGCTCTACACACCCGCCGATCTCGCCGGCCTGGATTACGACCGCGACGTCGGCTATCCCGGGCAGTTTCCCTACACCCGCGGCGTGCAGACCACCATGTACCGCGGCCGCCTGTGGACGATGCGCCAGTACGCCGGCATGGGCGACGCCGAGGACTCCAACAAGCGTTACAAGTACCTGCTCGACGCCGGCACCACCGGCCTGAGCGTCGCCTTCGACCTGCCCACGCAGATCGGCATGGACTCCGACAGCCCCATGGCGACGGGCGAGGTTGGCAAGGTCGGTGTCGCCATTGATTCCATCGAGGACATGCAGCGCCTCTTCGACGGCATCCCGCTGGAAAAAATCACCACCTCGATGACCATCAACGCCACCGCCGCCATCCTGCTGGCGCTCTACATCGCGGTGGCCAAGCGCCAGGGCAGCGATCCTCGCAAGCTCGGCGGCACGGTGCAGAACGACATTCTCAAGGAGTACATCGCGCGCGGAACTTACATTTATCCGCTGAAGCAGGCGATGCGCATCGTCACCGACATCTTCGCCTACGCCAACCAGCACGTCCCCGAGTGGAACACCATTTCCATCAGCGGCTATCACATGCGCGAGGCCGGATGCACCGCGGTGCAGGAGGTCGCGTTCACCCTCGCCAACGGCATGGCGTACGTGCAGGCGGCGATTGATGCCGGGCTCGACGTGGACAAGTTCGCTCCACGCCTGTCGTTCTTCTTCAACTCGATGAGTAATTTCCTGGAGGAAGTGGCGAAATTCCGCGCCGCCCGGCGCATGTGGGCCAGAATCATGCGCGAGCAGTTCGGCGCCAAGAATCCGCGCTCCTGGATGCTGCGCTTCCATACCCAGACCGCGGGATCGTCGCTCACCGCGCAGCAGCCGGAAAACAACATCGTGCGCACCGCGTTGCAGGCGCTGGCCGCAGTGCTGGGCGGCACGCAGTCGCTGCACACCAATTCCTACGACGAGGCGCTCGCGTTGCCGACCGAGCAGGCGGTCCGCGTCGCCCTGCGCACCCAGCAGATCGTCGCCTACGAAAGCGGCGTGGCGCAGACCATTGACCCGCTCGCCGGGTCGTACTATGTCGAGTCGCTGACCAGCGAGATTGAGAAGCACGCCCTCGGCTACCTCGACAAGATCGAGGCGATGGGCGGGATGCTGAAGGCGATCGAGCGCGGCTTCGTGCAGCAGGAAATCCAGAACTCGGCCTATGTGTACCAGCAGGCCGTGGACCGGCTGGAGCAGGTGGTGGTCGGGGTCAACCGCTTCGAGCAGGAGCAGGAGCGCTCCATCGAACTTTTGCGCCTCAACGAAGATCTGGAACGGCAGCAGGTGGAGCGCCTCCGCGAACTGCGCACGCGGCGAGACAAGGGCCCGTGGCAGGCTTCGCTAAAGGCGGTCGAGGACGCCGCCCACTCCGGCGCCAACCTGATGCCCGCCATCATCACCGCCGTGGAGAGCTACGCGACCGTGGGCGAGATCAGCGACACGCTGAGAAGGGTGTTCGGGGAGTACAAGGAAGCGGTGGTGATTTAG